A region from the Candidatus Neomarinimicrobiota bacterium genome encodes:
- a CDS encoding homoserine dehydrogenase — protein sequence MKRVGLALVGLGNVGRRFLRLLIEHDDTLREKYGLAFSVHCVVDSSGVAVSDDGFDLARLLEHKVCGLKLRELREFDEGLTLAVALDSVQCEILLEASPVDLNTGNPGLSNCRTGLEHGLHLVLANKAPLALAQAELDRLAADADVGILYSATFCGGLPVLNIVRRDMVCGKILGFRGIFNATTNFILEEMLKGRGYADALRETQERGIAEADP from the coding sequence ATGAAGCGAGTTGGGTTGGCCCTAGTCGGATTGGGTAACGTAGGACGCCGTTTCCTCAGGCTTCTCATTGAGCACGACGACACGCTTAGAGAGAAGTATGGCCTTGCCTTCAGCGTCCATTGTGTCGTTGACAGCAGCGGTGTCGCGGTCAGTGATGATGGGTTCGATCTTGCCCGCTTGCTAGAACACAAAGTGTGTGGATTGAAGCTTCGTGAGTTACGCGAGTTTGACGAAGGTCTGACCCTGGCGGTAGCGCTCGACAGCGTCCAATGCGAGATTCTCCTGGAAGCGTCACCGGTTGACCTCAACACGGGGAATCCAGGCCTCTCGAATTGTAGGACAGGTCTGGAGCACGGGCTGCACCTCGTATTGGCCAACAAGGCCCCATTGGCGCTTGCTCAAGCGGAGCTTGATCGTCTCGCGGCGGACGCCGACGTGGGTATCCTCTACAGCGCAACGTTTTGTGGCGGGCTTCCTGTGCTCAACATTGTCAGGCGTGATATGGTTTGCGGCAAAATTTTGGGCTTCCGAGGTATCTTCAACGCCACGACGAATTTCATTCTGGAAGAAATGCTCAAGGGGCGCGGCTATGCAGACGCGCTCCGCGAAACTCAAGAACGAGGGATTGCGGAAGCTGATCC
- a CDS encoding short chain dehydrogenase, translated as MKIIIVGATGAVGKTAVDALSARHEVIRVGRTSGDVQMDIEDIDSIRAMYQQVGNVDAVVSAIGQVHFGAVHEMTSEQFMKGINQKVLPQVNLVLEGFDYVNDGGSFTVTSGVLNRDPIRGGSCAAAANGALDGFVRGAAVDMPRGIRINAVSPEVLEVCRAKYDGFFHGHEHVSNEAVGLAYSKAVEGCLSGQIFIVE; from the coding sequence ATGAAAATAATTATCGTCGGTGCCACCGGTGCCGTTGGTAAAACTGCTGTAGACGCCCTGTCGGCTCGGCATGAAGTCATCCGAGTTGGCAGAACCAGTGGTGATGTGCAAATGGATATCGAAGACATCGACAGCATCCGCGCAATGTATCAGCAGGTTGGCAATGTTGATGCCGTGGTGAGCGCTATCGGTCAGGTTCATTTTGGTGCGGTTCATGAAATGACCAGTGAACAGTTCATGAAGGGCATTAATCAAAAGGTTCTACCACAGGTCAACCTGGTGTTGGAGGGTTTCGATTACGTGAATGATGGTGGATCCTTCACCGTGACTAGCGGTGTGTTGAACCGTGATCCGATCCGGGGTGGTTCGTGTGCCGCCGCCGCCAATGGTGCACTGGATGGTTTTGTGAGAGGGGCTGCGGTTGATATGCCTCGCGGCATTCGCATCAACGCTGTTAGTCCCGAAGTACTGGAAGTGTGTCGAGCAAAATACGATGGTTTCTTTCATGGCCATGAGCATGTATCGAACGAAGCGGTGGGTCTGGCCTACAGCAAGGCGGTAGAAGGCTGCCTGAGTGGACAGATATTTATTGTGGAGTAG